One Lysinibacillus fusiformis genomic window carries:
- the carA gene encoding glutamine-hydrolyzing carbamoyl-phosphate synthase small subunit → MKKRLLILEDGTVFTGTAFGSERASQGEVVFTTGMTGYQETISDPSFYGQIVTLTYPLVGNYGINRDDFESITPEIRGFVVRELAKTPSNFRCDLTLDAYLTSKDIPGIEGIDTRKLTRIIRNKGSVKAILTAADEEVNVGEIVAKLQVTPAITHHVREVSPKAAYPSPGRGKRVVVIDYGMKHGILRELNKRDCDVLVVPYNTPAEEILAWHPDGIMLSNGPGNPEDVEEGIETVRNLIGKVPMFGICLGHQIFSLASGAKAFKLPFGHRGGNHPVKDLRTGRTDLTSQNHGYAIDIDSLKDTDLELTHIALNDGTCEGVRHKQYPIFTVQYHPEASPGPEDSNHLFDEFIEMMEVEAGKGKQHA, encoded by the coding sequence ATGAAAAAACGTTTACTTATTTTAGAAGATGGCACAGTATTCACAGGTACAGCGTTCGGTAGTGAGCGAGCTTCACAAGGTGAAGTCGTATTCACGACAGGTATGACAGGCTACCAAGAAACAATATCAGATCCTTCATTTTATGGACAAATCGTAACGTTAACATATCCATTAGTTGGTAACTATGGCATTAACCGAGATGACTTTGAATCAATCACACCAGAGATCCGTGGTTTCGTCGTACGTGAGTTAGCAAAGACACCTTCAAATTTCCGTTGTGATTTAACGTTGGATGCATATTTAACATCAAAAGACATCCCTGGAATTGAAGGTATCGATACACGTAAATTAACACGTATCATCCGTAACAAAGGCTCAGTAAAAGCAATTCTGACAGCAGCGGATGAAGAAGTGAATGTAGGGGAAATCGTTGCAAAATTACAAGTAACGCCAGCGATTACACACCATGTACGCGAAGTATCACCAAAAGCAGCATACCCATCACCAGGACGTGGTAAGCGTGTAGTTGTGATTGACTACGGTATGAAGCACGGTATTCTACGTGAGTTAAATAAACGTGACTGTGATGTACTTGTTGTGCCTTACAATACACCTGCAGAAGAAATTTTAGCATGGCATCCAGATGGTATTATGCTGTCAAACGGTCCAGGGAACCCGGAGGATGTAGAAGAAGGCATTGAAACAGTGCGCAATTTAATCGGAAAAGTTCCAATGTTCGGGATTTGCCTAGGTCACCAAATCTTCTCACTAGCAAGTGGTGCTAAAGCTTTCAAACTACCATTCGGTCACCGCGGAGGGAATCACCCAGTAAAAGATTTACGCACAGGTCGTACGGATTTAACATCTCAAAACCATGGCTATGCAATCGACATCGATTCACTTAAAGACACAGATTTAGAATTAACACATATCGCATTAAACGACGGTACTTGTGAAGGGGTTCGTCATAAGCAATACCCAATCTTCACAGTGCAATATCATCCAGAAGCATCACCAGGTCCAGAAGATTCAAACCACTTATTTGATGAATTTATCGAAATGATGGAAGTAGAAGCAGGGAAGGGGAAACAACATGCCTAA
- the carB gene encoding carbamoyl-phosphate synthase large subunit has translation MPKRTDIETILVIGSGPIVIGQAAEFDYAGTQACLSLKEEGYRVILINSNPATIMTDTEIADKVYIEPITLEFVSRILRKERPDAILPTLGGQTGLNMAIELDESGILNELNIEILGTKLDAIHKAEDRDLFRNLMYELGAPVPESDIIHNMTEAHALVARIGYPVIVRPAFTLGGTGGGICYNDQDLEEIVTSGLKYSPVTQCLLEKSIAGYKEIEYEVMRDAADNAIVVCNMENFDPVGIHTGDSIVVAPTQTLSDRENQMLRNISLDIIRALKIEGGCNVQLALDPYSFNYYVIEVNPRVSRSSALASKATGYPIAKLAAKIAVGLTLDEIKNPVTGSTYACFEPALDYIVAKIPRWPFDKFESAKRNLGTQMKATGEVMALGRTFEEAMLKAVRSLETGQVHIELKHAEDNSDSWIEKRIRKAGDERLFFIGEALRRGVTIEQIHEWSAIDLFFLNKLKNIVDMEQTLTDNKNDKDILRAAKRLGFADKKIAELWDTTESAIYAYRKENGIIPVYKMVDTCAAEFESETPYFYGTYEEENESIKSDKPSVIVLGSGPIRIGQGVEFDYATVHSVWAIQEAGYEAIIINSNPETVSTDFSISDKLYFEPLTIEDVMHIVDLEQPIGVVVQFGGQTAINLADKLEANGVKILGTTLEDIDRAENRDKFEQALHEIGIPQPLGKTATSAEEAIVIGKEIGFPVLVRPSYVLGGRAMEIVYNEEELQHYMEHAVEASPDHPVLVDRYLTGNEIEVDAICDGENVLIPGIMEHIERAGVHSGDSISVYPPQKLTQAQKDTLVDYTTRLAKGLGIIGLMNIQYVISQGEVYVIEVNPRSSRTVPFLSKITNIPMANIATKAILGKSIVEQGYPTGLASEQKGVFVKVPVFSFAKLRRVDITLGPEMKSTGEVMGKDATLEKALYKGLVAAGMEIRTEGTVLFTVSDKDKEEAIALAKRFSTVGYRIVATEGTARSFEAAGVRTDVVGKIGAKGQTLLDLIQNGEAQLVVNTLTKGKQPASDGFRIRRESVENGVPCLTSLDTAEAMLRVIESMTFTAEQMPKAEVVH, from the coding sequence ATGCCTAAACGTACAGATATAGAAACTATTTTAGTAATCGGGTCAGGCCCAATCGTAATCGGACAAGCAGCAGAATTTGACTACGCAGGAACACAAGCTTGTCTTTCATTAAAAGAAGAAGGCTACCGCGTTATTTTAATCAACTCAAACCCTGCGACAATTATGACAGATACAGAAATCGCCGATAAAGTATACATCGAGCCAATTACGCTTGAATTCGTATCACGTATTTTACGTAAAGAGCGTCCAGATGCCATCCTACCAACACTTGGTGGTCAAACAGGTCTAAACATGGCGATTGAATTAGACGAATCAGGTATTTTAAACGAACTGAACATTGAAATTTTAGGAACAAAATTAGATGCTATTCATAAAGCGGAAGACCGCGATTTATTCCGTAACTTAATGTATGAGTTAGGTGCTCCAGTACCTGAATCAGACATTATCCATAACATGACAGAGGCACATGCATTAGTAGCACGCATTGGCTACCCAGTTATCGTACGTCCGGCATTCACACTTGGCGGTACAGGCGGTGGTATTTGTTACAATGATCAAGATTTAGAAGAAATCGTAACATCAGGTTTAAAATATTCTCCAGTGACACAATGTTTACTTGAAAAATCAATCGCTGGCTATAAAGAGATTGAATATGAAGTAATGCGTGATGCTGCGGATAATGCCATCGTCGTATGTAATATGGAAAACTTTGACCCAGTAGGTATTCATACAGGTGACTCGATCGTGGTTGCACCGACACAAACACTTTCAGACCGTGAAAACCAAATGCTTCGTAATATCTCATTAGATATTATTCGCGCCCTTAAAATAGAAGGTGGTTGTAACGTACAGTTAGCTTTAGATCCATATAGCTTTAACTACTATGTAATCGAAGTAAACCCACGTGTATCACGTTCATCAGCACTAGCATCAAAAGCAACTGGTTATCCAATCGCGAAGCTTGCGGCTAAAATTGCTGTAGGTCTTACACTAGATGAGATCAAAAACCCAGTAACAGGTTCAACATACGCTTGTTTCGAACCAGCACTTGACTATATCGTAGCGAAAATCCCACGCTGGCCTTTCGATAAATTCGAATCAGCAAAACGTAACCTTGGTACACAAATGAAAGCAACTGGTGAAGTGATGGCACTTGGTCGTACATTTGAGGAAGCGATGCTGAAAGCAGTTCGTTCACTTGAAACGGGGCAAGTACACATTGAACTTAAACACGCAGAAGACAACTCTGATTCTTGGATTGAAAAACGTATCCGTAAAGCAGGGGACGAGCGTTTATTCTTCATCGGAGAAGCACTACGTCGTGGTGTGACAATCGAGCAAATCCATGAATGGTCGGCAATCGATTTATTCTTCCTAAATAAACTTAAAAACATCGTGGACATGGAGCAAACACTTACAGACAATAAAAACGATAAAGACATTTTACGTGCAGCAAAACGTCTAGGCTTCGCAGATAAAAAAATAGCAGAGCTTTGGGATACAACGGAATCAGCAATTTACGCTTACCGTAAAGAAAACGGCATTATTCCAGTGTACAAAATGGTAGATACATGTGCAGCAGAATTCGAATCAGAAACGCCATACTTCTACGGCACATACGAAGAAGAAAATGAATCTATCAAATCTGATAAGCCATCAGTAATTGTTCTAGGTTCAGGTCCAATCCGTATCGGTCAAGGGGTAGAGTTCGACTATGCAACAGTACACTCTGTATGGGCAATCCAAGAAGCAGGTTACGAAGCAATCATCATCAACTCAAACCCGGAAACAGTTTCAACGGACTTCTCAATTTCCGATAAATTATACTTCGAGCCATTAACAATCGAAGATGTAATGCATATTGTTGATCTTGAACAACCAATCGGTGTTGTTGTACAGTTCGGTGGTCAAACAGCGATCAACCTTGCCGATAAATTAGAAGCAAACGGTGTGAAAATTCTTGGGACAACGCTAGAAGATATCGACCGTGCGGAAAACCGTGATAAATTCGAGCAAGCTTTGCACGAAATCGGCATTCCACAGCCACTTGGTAAAACAGCTACTTCTGCTGAAGAAGCGATTGTCATCGGTAAAGAAATTGGCTTCCCGGTACTTGTTCGTCCTTCTTACGTACTTGGTGGACGTGCGATGGAAATCGTTTATAACGAAGAAGAACTACAACACTATATGGAACATGCAGTAGAAGCATCTCCGGATCATCCAGTACTTGTAGACCGTTACTTAACGGGGAATGAAATCGAAGTAGATGCAATTTGCGACGGTGAAAACGTATTAATACCAGGTATCATGGAACATATTGAACGCGCAGGGGTTCACTCTGGTGACTCAATTTCTGTCTACCCACCACAAAAATTAACACAAGCACAAAAAGATACATTAGTGGATTATACAACGCGTCTAGCTAAAGGTCTTGGTATCATCGGTTTAATGAATATTCAATATGTAATATCTCAAGGTGAAGTGTACGTAATCGAGGTTAACCCACGTTCATCTCGTACAGTACCGTTCTTAAGTAAAATTACGAACATCCCAATGGCCAACATTGCAACGAAAGCGATTCTTGGTAAATCAATCGTGGAACAAGGCTATCCAACAGGCTTAGCGTCTGAGCAAAAAGGTGTTTTTGTAAAAGTACCAGTATTCTCATTCGCAAAATTACGCCGAGTAGACATAACGTTAGGCCCTGAAATGAAATCTACAGGGGAAGTAATGGGGAAAGATGCAACGCTAGAAAAAGCTCTATATAAAGGCTTAGTTGCAGCGGGTATGGAGATTCGCACAGAAGGCACTGTATTATTCACAGTGTCTGATAAAGATAAAGAGGAAGCAATTGCACTGGCAAAACGCTTCTCAACAGTAGGTTACCGTATTGTAGCGACAGAAGGAACAGCGCGTAGCTTTGAAGCGGCAGGCGTGCGTACGGATGTTGTTGGTAAAATTGGTGCAAAAGGACAAACTTTACTAGATTTAATTCAGAATGGTGAAGCACAGTTAGTCGTAAACACATTAACAAAAGGTAAGCAGCCGGCAAGTGATGGCTTCCGTATCCGTCGTGAGTCTGTAGAAAACGGCGTACCTTGCCTAACTTCACTAGATACAGCAGAAGCAATGCTACGTGTTATCGAGTCGATGACATTCACAGCAGAACAAATGCCAAAAGCGGAGGTAGTACACTAA
- a CDS encoding dihydroorotate dehydrogenase electron transfer subunit: MIRQEKMTVVSQRQIATNIFELTLHGELVQDMTPGQFVHVKVSDSLEPLLRRPISIANIDKDNNEFTMIYRAEGRGTKVLATNREGQLVNVLGPIGNGFPVEAVKEGGTALLVGGGIGVPPLHELSKQLNTRGVKTIHVLGFQTEDVCFYEEEFNALGETHYVTVDGSKGTKGFVTNVLELRAPEFDAFYSCGPLPMLKALEGFYPDKEGYLSFEERMGCGIGACFACVCKTTDQIEKDYVKVCSDGPVFPKGTVAL, encoded by the coding sequence ATGATTCGTCAAGAGAAAATGACGGTCGTCTCTCAAAGGCAAATTGCGACAAACATTTTCGAATTGACACTTCATGGGGAACTGGTGCAGGATATGACTCCTGGCCAGTTTGTCCATGTAAAGGTGTCTGATTCATTGGAGCCGCTTTTACGTCGACCAATTAGTATTGCTAACATAGACAAAGATAACAACGAATTTACAATGATTTATCGTGCGGAAGGTCGCGGCACAAAAGTTTTAGCGACAAACCGTGAAGGACAGCTAGTAAATGTACTTGGTCCTATCGGTAATGGTTTTCCTGTAGAAGCAGTGAAAGAAGGTGGCACAGCACTTTTAGTGGGTGGCGGTATCGGAGTACCTCCATTACATGAGCTGTCAAAACAATTAAATACGCGCGGTGTCAAAACAATTCATGTGCTAGGCTTCCAAACGGAGGATGTTTGTTTCTATGAGGAGGAATTCAATGCACTTGGGGAAACACACTACGTGACAGTTGACGGCTCTAAAGGCACAAAAGGCTTTGTCACAAACGTATTAGAGTTACGTGCACCAGAATTCGATGCGTTCTATTCTTGTGGTCCTCTGCCTATGTTAAAAGCATTAGAAGGCTTCTACCCTGATAAAGAAGGCTATCTATCATTTGAAGAACGTATGGGATGTGGCATTGGTGCTTGCTTCGCATGCGTATGTAAAACAACTGATCAAATTGAAAAAGACTATGTCAAAGTATGCTCTGACGGTCCAGTATTCCCGAAAGGTACGGTGGCATTATGA
- a CDS encoding dihydroorotate dehydrogenase, with product MSRLKIQIPGLDLKNPIMPASGCFGFGREYAQLYDLSKLGAIMIKATTVETRPGNPTPRVAETAAGMLNAIGLQNPGIEKVMNEELKFLESYDVPIIANVAGTETADYVEVARRISAAPNVKALELNISCPNVKCGGIQFGTDPETARELVAAVKAVSEVPVYVKLSPNVTNIVDIAKAVEAGGADGITMINTLIGMRLHEHTGKPVIANGTGGLSGPAVKPVAIRMVYEVYKAVNIPIIGMGGVTEAQDVIDFMSAGASAVAVGTANFVDHFVCPNIIEELPAKLDALGVEHISEIIGRSHR from the coding sequence ATGAGTCGTTTAAAAATCCAAATACCAGGCTTAGATTTAAAAAATCCAATTATGCCAGCGTCAGGGTGCTTCGGCTTCGGGCGTGAATATGCCCAGCTCTATGATTTATCAAAGCTCGGCGCTATTATGATTAAAGCAACAACAGTCGAAACACGTCCAGGGAATCCGACACCTCGCGTGGCAGAAACAGCAGCTGGTATGCTCAATGCAATTGGCTTACAAAACCCAGGTATTGAAAAAGTAATGAATGAGGAATTAAAGTTTTTAGAGAGCTATGATGTACCCATTATTGCGAATGTAGCTGGTACTGAAACAGCAGATTATGTAGAAGTAGCGCGCCGAATTTCAGCGGCTCCAAATGTAAAAGCGCTAGAACTTAATATTTCTTGTCCTAACGTGAAATGCGGAGGTATTCAATTCGGTACAGATCCAGAGACAGCACGTGAGCTTGTGGCTGCAGTGAAAGCTGTTTCTGAAGTACCTGTCTACGTAAAATTATCCCCGAACGTCACGAATATTGTAGACATCGCGAAAGCAGTTGAAGCAGGCGGTGCAGACGGTATTACCATGATTAATACGTTAATTGGTATGAGACTACATGAGCATACAGGTAAGCCAGTGATTGCAAATGGCACAGGTGGTTTATCGGGCCCAGCAGTGAAGCCAGTTGCGATTCGTATGGTTTATGAAGTGTATAAAGCGGTCAATATTCCGATAATTGGAATGGGTGGCGTGACAGAAGCACAGGATGTCATTGATTTTATGTCAGCAGGGGCATCTGCAGTTGCAGTCGGTACTGCTAACTTTGTTGACCATTTCGTTTGCCCAAACATTATTGAGGAGTTACCTGCAAAGCTTGACGCATTGGGTGTCGAGCATATTTCAGAAATTATCGGAAGGAGCCACCGTTAA
- the pyrF gene encoding orotidine-5'-phosphate decarboxylase gives MNTKPILALDFPGEAEVFKFLKYFNEPLFVKIGMELYMQEGPDIVRKVKNLGHDIFLDLKLHDIPNTVGSAMKGLAKLGVDLVNVHAAGGRPMMEAALEGLEAGTPVGRERAALIAVTQLTSTTEVQMQAEQKITLSLQESVLHYASLTKQAGLNGVVCSVHEAKAIAEACGEDFLRVTPGIRLAGGDAHDQKRIATPDGAKHDGSSLIVVGRAVTGAQDPVAAYKIVSQLWEA, from the coding sequence ATGAATACAAAACCAATACTTGCACTTGATTTCCCGGGTGAAGCGGAAGTTTTCAAGTTTTTAAAATATTTTAATGAACCGCTTTTCGTAAAAATTGGCATGGAATTATATATGCAGGAAGGTCCAGATATTGTGCGGAAGGTGAAGAATTTAGGCCATGATATTTTCCTTGATTTAAAGCTACATGATATTCCAAACACAGTTGGCTCTGCAATGAAGGGCTTAGCGAAACTAGGTGTAGATTTAGTAAATGTCCATGCTGCTGGCGGGCGTCCCATGATGGAGGCAGCTCTAGAAGGCTTAGAAGCAGGTACACCAGTAGGTCGTGAACGTGCGGCATTAATTGCAGTGACACAACTTACATCGACAACTGAAGTGCAAATGCAAGCAGAACAAAAAATTACCCTATCACTACAGGAATCCGTGTTACATTATGCAAGTTTAACGAAACAAGCTGGTTTAAATGGGGTTGTCTGCTCGGTCCACGAAGCAAAAGCGATTGCAGAAGCCTGTGGTGAGGATTTCTTACGTGTTACACCTGGTATTCGATTAGCAGGCGGTGACGCTCATGATCAGAAACGCATTGCCACACCAGATGGCGCAAAACATGATGGATCTTCATTAATAGTGGTTGGTCGTGCCGTAACAGGGGCACAAGATCCAGTAGCAGCATATAAAATCGTAAGCCAATTATGGGAGGCATAA
- the pyrE gene encoding orotate phosphoribosyltransferase, whose protein sequence is MTLQNEIAHAMLRVGAVELNPTELFTWASGIKSPIYCDTRLTISDPVIRKQLAHGLASLIKENFAGTEVVAGTATAGIPHAAWVSDILDLPMVYVRSKAKEHGRGNQIEGKYAAGQKVVVVEDIVSTGGSSITAVEALRAAGCEVLGVVCVYTYNLPRAEQAFDEAGIQYVSLTNFDYLIEAANESGAIKEEDIPFLKEWHAKLKAGEL, encoded by the coding sequence ATGACATTACAAAACGAAATCGCACACGCTATGTTAAGGGTAGGCGCGGTCGAATTAAATCCGACAGAGTTATTCACATGGGCATCAGGCATTAAATCACCAATATACTGTGATACACGTCTTACAATCTCAGATCCTGTCATTCGTAAGCAATTAGCACATGGCCTAGCATCATTAATCAAGGAAAATTTTGCAGGAACAGAAGTTGTAGCTGGGACAGCAACAGCTGGTATTCCACATGCAGCTTGGGTAAGTGATATTTTAGACTTACCAATGGTCTACGTGCGCTCAAAAGCAAAAGAGCATGGCCGTGGCAACCAAATTGAAGGTAAATATGCAGCAGGTCAAAAAGTCGTAGTCGTAGAGGATATTGTTTCGACAGGTGGTTCCTCGATTACTGCTGTAGAAGCTTTACGTGCAGCAGGATGTGAAGTACTAGGGGTTGTTTGCGTCTACACTTACAATCTACCACGTGCTGAACAAGCCTTTGATGAAGCGGGCATTCAATATGTATCATTAACAAACTTCGATTACTTAATTGAAGCAGCAAATGAATCAGGCGCGATTAAAGAAGAGGATATTCCATTCTTAAAAGAGTGGCACGCTAAATTGAAAGCAGGGGAGCTTTAA
- a CDS encoding ABC transporter ATP-binding protein — protein sequence MIIEINNLRASFRRADEYFAAVDGVNLRVRKNEVLAIVGESGCGKSTLATSIVGLHNPINTKIEGEILYKGKNLVELTEQQFTQLRGSDVGFIFQDPLAALNPLKRIGFQIEEPLIYHTDLNETQRRERVMELLQQVGIHNPERIYKQYPHELSGGMRQRVMIATAIACKPPLIIADEPTTALDVTIQAQILDLLKELQIETESGIMLITHDLGVVAEVADRVAVMYAGQIVEEAPVIELFRNPKHPYTRSLLNSIPQTHKVNEKLEVIHGMVPSLFNLPREGCRFAARIPWIDESVHEKNPILHEVGPEHFVRCTCWKDFHFKTDGGK from the coding sequence ATGATTATTGAGATTAATAATTTGCGTGCAAGTTTTCGGCGAGCAGATGAGTATTTCGCTGCAGTAGATGGTGTTAATTTGCGCGTTAGGAAAAATGAGGTGCTTGCAATTGTAGGTGAGTCAGGTTGTGGGAAAAGTACTTTAGCCACATCAATTGTTGGGTTACATAATCCTATCAACACAAAAATTGAGGGTGAAATATTATATAAAGGTAAAAATTTAGTAGAGTTAACAGAGCAGCAATTTACCCAGTTACGCGGAAGTGACGTTGGTTTTATTTTTCAGGATCCTCTTGCAGCACTAAATCCGTTAAAGAGAATCGGTTTCCAAATTGAAGAACCGCTTATCTACCATACGGATTTAAATGAAACACAACGCCGTGAACGTGTTATGGAGTTATTACAACAAGTAGGCATACATAACCCGGAACGTATTTATAAGCAATATCCACATGAATTATCAGGCGGTATGCGACAGCGTGTAATGATAGCGACAGCGATTGCATGTAAGCCACCCCTTATTATTGCGGATGAACCAACAACAGCACTAGACGTAACGATTCAAGCTCAAATCCTTGATTTATTAAAAGAATTACAAATAGAAACAGAGTCAGGCATTATGTTAATTACCCATGACTTAGGTGTAGTAGCTGAAGTAGCAGACCGTGTTGCAGTAATGTATGCTGGGCAAATTGTTGAAGAAGCACCGGTCATTGAGTTATTTAGAAATCCTAAACACCCATATACACGTTCGTTACTGAACTCTATTCCTCAAACACATAAGGTAAATGAAAAGTTAGAGGTTATTCATGGTATGGTTCCTTCATTATTTAATTTGCCACGTGAAGGTTGTCGATTTGCAGCACGTATTCCATGGATTGACGAAAGCGTTCATGAGAAAAATCCAATATTACATGAGGTTGGGCCAGAACATTTCGTTCGTTGTACGTGTTGGAAAGACTTTCACTTTAAGACGGATGGGGGAAAATAG
- a CDS encoding ATP-binding cassette domain-containing protein produces the protein MSFMQIKDLCVHYPIRGGFFNTIVDHVYAVDGISMEFERGKTYGLVGESGCGKSTTGKAIIGLENVTSGQIIYEGQDVTKMRRSGKSGFNRDVQMIFQDSHSSMNPRKRIRDVIAEPIRNFLRLSEQEERKRVNELLAIVGMNEDAQYKYPHEFSGGQKQRLGIARAMACRPKLIIADEPVSALDLSVQAQVLNFMQDIQEEFGVTYLFISHDLGVVKHMCDEINIMYRGRFVEKGKREDIYNDPRHIYTHRLLSAIPDIEPETRVERKQERLKVSQYYKENQHKFFDKDGKVYPLQSISDTHAVALASIEGGM, from the coding sequence ATGAGTTTTATGCAAATTAAAGATTTATGTGTGCATTATCCTATCCGTGGCGGTTTCTTCAATACTATTGTAGATCATGTTTACGCGGTAGATGGCATTAGTATGGAGTTTGAAAGAGGAAAAACTTATGGTCTTGTCGGAGAATCAGGATGTGGTAAGTCAACAACAGGGAAGGCAATAATTGGTTTAGAAAATGTTACATCGGGCCAAATCATCTATGAAGGACAAGATGTAACGAAAATGCGTCGTAGCGGTAAATCAGGATTTAATCGTGACGTACAAATGATTTTCCAAGATTCTCATTCAAGTATGAATCCAAGAAAACGTATACGTGATGTTATTGCAGAGCCTATTCGAAATTTCCTTCGTTTAAGTGAGCAGGAAGAACGAAAACGAGTCAATGAGCTTTTGGCGATTGTTGGCATGAATGAGGATGCCCAATATAAATATCCTCATGAATTTTCTGGTGGTCAAAAGCAACGTTTGGGTATTGCGCGTGCTATGGCGTGTCGTCCCAAATTAATTATTGCAGATGAACCTGTTTCTGCACTTGATTTATCCGTACAAGCACAGGTTTTAAACTTTATGCAAGATATACAAGAGGAATTTGGAGTAACTTACTTATTCATTTCACATGACTTAGGTGTTGTAAAGCATATGTGTGATGAAATTAATATTATGTATCGTGGACGTTTCGTAGAAAAAGGAAAAAGAGAAGATATTTATAATGACCCACGTCATATTTATACACACCGTTTACTATCTGCAATCCCAGATATCGAGCCTGAAACTCGTGTAGAGCGTAAGCAAGAGCGTTTGAAAGTAAGTCAGTATTATAAAGAAAATCAGCATAAATTTTTTGATAAGGACGGAAAAGTCTATCCTTTACAATCAATTTCAGATACACATGCTGTAGCATTAGCTTCGATTGAAGGAGGAATGTGA
- the opp4B gene encoding oligopeptide ABC transporter permease, translated as MWKTVLRRVIIMVPQIIILSMLVFIIAKLMPGDPFTGLMGPETDTNRIEELREAAGLNDPWYQQYARWVTNAIQGDFGKSYTYQRSVSSLIGERALNTFYLSLVAMILTYLIAIPLGLLAGRHQDSRLDRGIVFYNFLSMAVPSFVLGLILIYVFGYKLGWVPTSGSVNILTEKGSFAYFWDKLYHIITPAITMAILGTYTIIQYLRSEIIDAKNQDYVKTARSKGLPMNKVYTRHIFRNSLIPIAAGLGFTVTGLLGGTIFIETIFSYPGMGELFMSSIASRDYSVITALIVLYGFLGLLGSMLSDIILSIVDPRIRID; from the coding sequence ATGTGGAAAACGGTTCTTCGAAGAGTCATCATCATGGTTCCACAAATTATTATCTTAAGTATGCTGGTGTTTATCATCGCTAAGCTAATGCCGGGTGATCCATTTACAGGTTTAATGGGACCAGAGACAGATACTAATCGTATTGAGGAGTTACGGGAAGCAGCTGGCTTAAATGACCCGTGGTATCAGCAATATGCTAGATGGGTGACAAATGCAATACAAGGTGACTTTGGAAAAAGCTATACTTATCAGCGTAGTGTATCATCACTGATTGGTGAACGTGCACTTAATACGTTCTACTTATCATTAGTTGCAATGATTCTAACCTATTTAATTGCTATTCCATTAGGGCTTTTGGCAGGTCGTCACCAAGATTCTCGTTTAGACCGTGGAATCGTATTTTATAACTTTTTAAGTATGGCAGTACCTTCGTTCGTACTCGGTTTAATTTTAATTTATGTGTTTGGATATAAATTAGGTTGGGTACCAACATCGGGTTCAGTAAATATATTAACAGAAAAAGGTTCTTTTGCTTATTTTTGGGATAAATTGTATCATATTATTACACCTGCTATTACAATGGCGATTCTGGGGACGTATACAATCATTCAATATTTACGTTCAGAAATTATTGATGCTAAAAACCAAGACTATGTAAAAACAGCGCGTAGTAAAGGTTTACCAATGAATAAAGTATATACACGGCATATTTTCCGTAATTCATTAATTCCGATTGCAGCAGGCCTTGGATTCACTGTTACAGGGTTATTAGGCGGAACAATCTTTATTGAAACAATCTTTAGTTATCCAGGTATGGGAGAACTATTCATGTCTTCAATTGCGAGTCGTGACTATAGCGTAATCACAGCACTTATCGTGTTGTATGGTTTCTTGGGATTACTTGGAAGTATGTTATCAGATATTATTTTAAGCATCGTAGACCCACGAATTCGTATCGACTAA